Proteins encoded within one genomic window of Couchioplanes caeruleus:
- a CDS encoding SCP2 sterol-binding domain-containing protein codes for MASVDECREALHQLAARLDADAETGGKLDLDRTLACRVPDLETAFHGRLTGGRLVGIADGDDPKAKIALTAASDDLIALVTGKLDATRAIASRQVQVRANPFDLLKLRKLL; via the coding sequence GTGGCCAGCGTGGACGAGTGCCGTGAGGCGTTGCATCAGCTCGCGGCCCGACTCGACGCCGACGCCGAGACCGGCGGCAAGCTCGATCTCGACCGCACCCTCGCCTGCCGGGTTCCGGATCTGGAGACGGCCTTCCACGGCCGGCTCACCGGCGGACGCCTGGTCGGCATCGCCGACGGCGACGATCCCAAGGCCAAGATCGCTCTGACCGCCGCCAGCGACGACCTGATCGCGCTGGTGACCGGCAAGCTGGACGCGACCCGGGCGATCGCCTCCCGGCAGGTGCAGGTCAGGGCCAATCCGTTCGACCTGCTGAAGCTCCGCAAGCTCCTGTAG